The genomic segment ATAAAATAATAGTTTATGGTATAAAATGAATGTTTCTTATCCTCTGGTATCACTTCCTGAAATAGATCGCGCAGGTGAATACCCTCTCTTGAATGCGGGATTTGATTTTACTTACACGCAGCAGACTTATTCCCTGCATTTTTATGAGTATGATGCACATATGAAGTTGGCAGAAGAAGAATTTATTATTCATCATGGCGATTTAACTTTAGAGCCTCCTGAAACGATTTATTCCTTTGCCGCAGACGAACCGGGTCGCCATTGGTGCATACATTTTTATTGGGCAGCTTATGGCGATAGTTTTGATGTAAATTGCTTTCATAAATTGGGTACAAATAAGCTGGTAGTTCTCGAGCAAATCAAATTAATCAGTCGCTTATTTAATACGGCACTTGGGCCGCAGGATAAAATTGAAGCTTCATTTCGTCTTCAAGCTTTACTACTTTCATTGGCTCGTTTAAGTCGGCCCAAATCTCAGAGTCGAAGTGCGAGTAACTTTCATTGGACTGAACTTATCAAACTCATTGATGATAATCTAAATAACTATATGACCACATCTTGGTTAGCAGGTCGACTCAATATTACTTCTGTTACATTGGCGAAGAAGTTTAAAAAAGAATTTGGCTGTACAGTAGCTCAATATATTTTGAAAAAACGAATCGATGCAGCTAAATCTATGCTCACCACTAGTAATATGACCATTAGTGAAGTCGGGGAACTGGCGGGTATTGATGATCCTCAGTACTTCAATAAACAATTTCGTAAAATGACGGGCATGAGCCCCAGTTTATACCGCGATAAAAATAAATCCTATCTCGTTCACCCTAGTAATGATATCGCTGTCTTGGGGGGAAGTTGGAAAGGTGTTGAGTCATTATAGACCCTTCAAATTTGGTATTCTTTAATATTAGAATTAAGAAGTCTTAGAAAAATTTTCTTCAGACCGTGCAAGAGATGCTTTTTAGCTTACTTTGTGCGAATTAAATTTATATGGAATGAAAACATGGACCTCAAGAACGAAATTACTCGACGTCGAACTTTCGCAATTATTTCTCACCCGGATGCGGGTAAAACGACCCTGACAGAGAAGCTTTTGCTTTATTCAGGTATGATCCGTACCGCAGGTATGGTGGGCTCACGTAAGGGGCAAAAAGCAGCATCATCTGACTGGATGAGTATGGAACAAGAGCG from the Lentisphaera araneosa HTCC2155 genome contains:
- a CDS encoding helix-turn-helix domain-containing protein, translating into MNVSYPLVSLPEIDRAGEYPLLNAGFDFTYTQQTYSLHFYEYDAHMKLAEEEFIIHHGDLTLEPPETIYSFAADEPGRHWCIHFYWAAYGDSFDVNCFHKLGTNKLVVLEQIKLISRLFNTALGPQDKIEASFRLQALLLSLARLSRPKSQSRSASNFHWTELIKLIDDNLNNYMTTSWLAGRLNITSVTLAKKFKKEFGCTVAQYILKKRIDAAKSMLTTSNMTISEVGELAGIDDPQYFNKQFRKMTGMSPSLYRDKNKSYLVHPSNDIAVLGGSWKGVESL